One segment of Aquimarina sp. BL5 DNA contains the following:
- a CDS encoding Crp/Fnr family transcriptional regulator, with protein MKHPLKQHIEEIIQLTDDEFDFILSHFETTTKRKHQYILQEGEIADKEYWIVKGCLKSYFFDENGKEHILQFGMENWWITDYESFVKQSKSKINIDCIEDSDLLYITYENREKLTKEMHKMERFWAKKSKFGRIALQNRILSLLKNSSKERYELLLEQYPQLFQRVPKKLIASYLGVSRETLSRLNS; from the coding sequence ATGAAGCATCCTCTAAAACAACATATTGAAGAAATAATTCAGCTGACAGACGATGAATTTGATTTTATTTTGAGCCATTTTGAAACTACCACCAAACGTAAGCATCAATACATTTTACAAGAAGGGGAAATTGCGGATAAAGAATATTGGATAGTAAAAGGATGCCTAAAAAGTTACTTTTTTGACGAAAACGGAAAAGAACATATTTTACAGTTTGGAATGGAAAATTGGTGGATAACCGATTATGAGTCTTTTGTAAAACAATCTAAATCTAAAATAAATATAGACTGTATCGAAGATTCCGACCTACTATACATAACTTACGAAAATAGAGAAAAACTCACTAAAGAAATGCACAAAATGGAGCGATTTTGGGCAAAGAAAAGTAAGTTTGGTAGAATAGCATTGCAAAACAGAATCTTATCGTTATTAAAAAATTCTTCAAAAGAGCGATATGAGTTACTTCTTGAACAATACCCTCAACTTTTTCAAAGGGTACCTAAAAAACTTATAGCTTCCTATTTAGGTGTCAGTAGAGAAACCTTAAGCCGATTAAATTCTTAA
- a CDS encoding IS1182 family transposase, which yields MQGKKIYQEKLFSDFRLSDRVAETNFYYRLKSVLHLDFLYKKTSTYYGRSGQRSIDPVVFFKLCLVGYLENIISDRKLIEHCSMRLDILYFVGYDIDETLPWHSTISRTRQLFPEEIFEQVFIHILEMCIGKGMVKGRTQAIDSAPVKANASMDSLELKVPCQDLEAHLAAVRHISHRDQEVFRKAKENKASEEQQSITATKQELKSIESRNKNWSKNQDRRPGANNKGSRYTSNKTHYSPTDPDARISVKPGKARKLNYSSQLSVDTANHVITDIKAYHADGKDSQYMEDIVDRVQRRLWKSGFQLENVLADTGYSSGEVYAYLENKEIKGYIPPHGTYKGGPDGFEYIKSEDHYICPNRAIVPFKKVFKDYRTQTLKKEYRISSKICRDCPLSLSCLGKTAKEKKFSVTYYREEYERNNARLATPKGKVMKAKRQSTVEPVFGTLTQFMGLRKINTIGIKQANKVMHLSAMAYNLKKYLKFTEKRVKSEAKALAPLFFEKLVLIQTLAFILSTQIFEISTSIFKIKEV from the coding sequence ATGCAAGGAAAAAAGATATATCAAGAGAAGTTGTTTAGTGATTTCCGTTTAAGTGATCGTGTAGCGGAGACCAATTTTTATTATCGTTTAAAGAGTGTTTTGCATTTAGACTTTTTATATAAAAAAACCAGTACCTATTACGGTAGAAGTGGTCAACGTAGTATTGATCCTGTAGTGTTTTTCAAGCTTTGTTTAGTTGGTTATCTAGAAAATATTATAAGCGATAGAAAGCTTATCGAGCACTGTAGTATGCGCTTGGATATCCTCTATTTTGTGGGCTATGACATTGATGAGACACTACCTTGGCATTCGACTATCAGTAGGACACGCCAGTTGTTCCCTGAAGAAATTTTTGAACAAGTATTCATCCACATTTTGGAGATGTGCATCGGCAAGGGTATGGTAAAAGGGCGCACCCAAGCGATAGATTCTGCACCTGTAAAAGCAAATGCCAGTATGGATAGTCTGGAGTTAAAAGTTCCTTGTCAAGATTTAGAAGCACACTTAGCTGCTGTACGCCATATTAGCCATCGGGATCAAGAGGTTTTTCGCAAAGCCAAGGAAAACAAAGCCAGTGAAGAGCAGCAAAGTATTACTGCCACAAAACAAGAACTAAAAAGTATTGAGTCCAGGAACAAGAACTGGAGCAAGAATCAAGACAGGCGCCCAGGTGCAAATAACAAGGGTAGCCGTTATACAAGCAACAAGACACACTACAGTCCAACCGATCCAGATGCTAGAATAAGTGTGAAGCCAGGCAAGGCTCGAAAACTCAATTATAGCAGCCAACTTAGTGTAGACACGGCAAATCATGTGATTACTGACATCAAAGCTTATCATGCAGATGGTAAGGATAGTCAATATATGGAGGACATTGTAGATCGTGTTCAACGGCGGTTGTGGAAGTCAGGATTTCAATTAGAAAACGTACTGGCAGATACAGGATATAGTAGCGGAGAGGTGTACGCTTATTTAGAAAATAAAGAGATCAAAGGTTACATACCACCACATGGCACTTACAAAGGTGGTCCAGATGGCTTTGAATATATAAAAAGTGAAGATCATTATATCTGTCCCAACAGAGCAATAGTACCTTTCAAGAAAGTGTTCAAAGACTACCGTACCCAAACCTTAAAGAAAGAATACCGTATTTCCAGTAAAATATGTAGAGACTGTCCACTATCACTTAGCTGTTTGGGAAAAACAGCTAAAGAAAAGAAATTTAGTGTAACCTACTATCGGGAGGAATATGAGCGTAACAATGCTCGACTAGCCACTCCCAAAGGCAAAGTAATGAAAGCCAAACGGCAAAGTACTGTAGAGCCTGTTTTTGGAACCCTCACCCAGTTTATGGGACTGCGCAAGATCAACACTATTGGCATAAAGCAGGCTAACAAAGTGATGCATCTATCGGCAATGGCTTATAATTTAAAGAAATATCTAAAATTCACAGAAAAACGAGTAAAAAGTGAAGCAAAAGCACTTGCTCCTCTTTTTTTTGAAAAATTGGTCTTAATACAAACACTAGCCTTCATTTTAAGCACTCAAATTTTTGAAATTTCAACAAGCATTTTCAAAATAAAAGAGGTTTAA
- a CDS encoding MBL fold metallo-hydrolase translates to MTNTQKTNRPAVPQIGSQVSQIYRRKLGSYEITVLGDGYVDLAHEIWANPSADKLDGYLAKAFQPPGSIRNGVNAYLINTGKKLILVDSGAAELFGPDAGLFPGNLSQVGLKPEDIDKVLITHMHPDHIAGLLTTEGGMLIPDAEIHVESTELNYWTNAEAQSKSVEISKPWFDLGRGWQKAYDGRISTFHGETYLGDGITAFPLPGHSPGHTGYRIESEGESLLIIGDAVISAAIQFTDIEAMAIWDYSAEDSIKTRKTLFDMAATDRTVITATHIPFPSFGYVDRRADGSYAYVPEEWRYGL, encoded by the coding sequence ATGACTAATACACAAAAAACGAACCGTCCTGCAGTACCCCAGATAGGTTCTCAGGTCTCGCAGATCTACCGACGTAAACTAGGCTCCTACGAAATCACTGTACTCGGTGATGGATACGTAGACCTAGCTCATGAAATATGGGCCAACCCAAGCGCTGATAAACTTGATGGATACTTGGCTAAGGCTTTCCAGCCACCTGGATCTATACGTAATGGCGTGAACGCCTACCTGATCAATACGGGAAAAAAACTTATCCTGGTTGACAGTGGGGCTGCCGAGTTATTTGGTCCTGACGCAGGACTGTTTCCAGGTAACCTCTCTCAAGTTGGACTGAAGCCAGAAGACATTGACAAAGTATTGATTACTCATATGCATCCTGACCATATAGCTGGTCTTTTGACAACTGAAGGCGGCATGCTTATCCCAGATGCAGAGATTCATGTCGAAAGTACTGAATTAAATTACTGGACGAACGCAGAAGCTCAGTCTAAATCTGTAGAAATTTCGAAGCCATGGTTCGATTTGGGCCGTGGATGGCAAAAAGCCTATGACGGTAGAATCAGTACATTCCATGGCGAAACCTATCTGGGCGATGGTATTACTGCATTCCCGCTGCCCGGGCACTCCCCTGGACATACAGGTTACCGTATTGAAAGTGAAGGCGAAAGTCTGCTCATCATCGGTGATGCTGTTATTAGTGCCGCTATCCAGTTTACCGATATAGAAGCAATGGCTATCTGGGATTACAGCGCTGAAGACTCCATCAAAACTCGTAAGACACTATTTGACATGGCAGCAACAGATCGCACCGTGATCACTGCAA
- a CDS encoding type II CAAX prenyl endopeptidase Rce1 family protein, with amino-acid sequence MNEFKNIWILIKSGFLPKKKRNFKETILLGLKLYGILILLKAFCFGLSYFLDSYGIFEMPKHITGEKIKSYGPVSKILMIAIIAPIIEEFTYRIGLLFTKTNLTITIIGISYFTLKNISELERLYCILIAAGIGVVLYLSLNQKFVELFSNFWKMNKRKIFYGLLLIFGLSHIVNYELTTELLIFSPIVVLPHLVAGFIYSYARLNSGILLAICIHSFNNGIIPLVLLITE; translated from the coding sequence TTGAATGAATTTAAGAATATTTGGATTTTAATTAAATCTGGATTTTTACCAAAAAAGAAACGAAATTTTAAAGAAACTATACTTCTAGGATTGAAGCTCTACGGAATTCTCATACTGCTGAAAGCATTTTGTTTCGGACTTTCATATTTTTTAGATTCTTATGGAATTTTTGAAATGCCAAAGCATATTACTGGAGAAAAAATTAAAAGTTATGGTCCAGTTTCAAAAATTTTAATGATTGCAATTATAGCACCAATCATAGAAGAGTTCACTTACAGAATTGGGCTATTATTTACAAAAACGAATTTAACAATAACTATAATCGGAATATCTTATTTCACTTTAAAGAATATCTCGGAACTTGAAAGGCTCTATTGCATATTAATTGCTGCAGGAATAGGGGTAGTTTTATATTTAAGTCTAAATCAAAAATTTGTTGAATTATTTTCTAACTTTTGGAAAATGAATAAGCGAAAAATATTTTATGGATTACTTTTAATATTTGGTTTGTCACATATAGTAAATTACGAATTAACAACTGAATTATTGATTTTCTCACCAATAGTAGTATTACCGCATCTTGTGGCTGGATTTATTTATAGTTATGCGAGATTAAATTCTGGAATACTTTTAGCGATTTGTATACATAGTTTTAACAATGGGATTATACCTTTAGTATTATTAATAACGGAATAA
- a CDS encoding DoxX family protein: MNSLESFKNTDAGLLLQRLIIGILILFHGIANLTSHYSFIKSLLNGIGIPEFIAYLVFIGEIIAPIFIIIGWRARLASLVLTFNMFIAILIGHSADIFTLNQFGGWGIELQALYLFGAITIFLLGAGKYAVSNISKWD; this comes from the coding sequence ATGAACTCTTTAGAAAGTTTTAAAAACACAGATGCGGGATTACTATTACAAAGATTGATTATTGGTATACTTATTCTATTCCACGGAATTGCAAACTTAACTTCTCATTATTCATTCATCAAAAGTTTATTAAATGGTATTGGAATTCCAGAGTTTATAGCATACTTGGTTTTCATAGGGGAAATAATTGCACCAATATTTATAATCATTGGTTGGAGAGCAAGATTAGCTAGTTTAGTTCTAACATTCAATATGTTTATTGCTATTTTAATAGGGCATTCAGCAGATATTTTTACACTTAATCAATTTGGTGGCTGGGGAATTGAACTGCAAGCCTTATATCTATTTGGTGCAATCACAATATTTTTATTGGGAGCAGGAAAATACGCAGTATCAAATATTTCTAAATGGGATTAA
- a CDS encoding 4-oxalocrotonate tautomerase family protein: MNIKVTDTNVTKEQKRQLILGATQLVVTILNKKPETTHVVIEEIPIENWGFNGKQT; encoded by the coding sequence ATGAACATAAAAGTTACGGATACAAATGTAACCAAAGAACAAAAAAGACAATTAATTTTAGGAGCTACACAATTAGTAGTTACCATTTTAAATAAAAAACCTGAAACGACTCACGTAGTAATAGAAGAAATACCTATTGAAAATTGGGGTTTTAACGGAAAACAAACTTAA
- a CDS encoding nuclear transport factor 2 family protein — MYQDNIEEIENLINKYFEGIFYGNTSSLETCFSVNAKIYGDTNSNEYFKSINEYIETVKNRKSPNDLGEILKMSIVGIDILGKIAMVKLHVPMLDFNYYDYLSLFKINDEWKIVNKLFTNVI, encoded by the coding sequence ATGTATCAAGATAACATTGAAGAAATTGAAAATTTAATTAATAAATACTTCGAAGGAATCTTTTACGGTAATACATCAAGTCTTGAAACTTGTTTTAGTGTTAATGCAAAAATATATGGAGATACAAATTCAAACGAATATTTTAAAAGTATTAACGAATATATTGAAACCGTAAAAAATAGAAAAAGCCCGAATGATTTGGGAGAAATTCTAAAAATGTCAATCGTAGGAATAGATATTCTTGGCAAAATTGCAATGGTAAAATTGCACGTCCCAATGTTAGATTTTAATTATTATGACTATTTATCTCTTTTCAAAATAAATGACGAATGGAAAATAGTCAATAAACTATTCACTAATGTAATTTAG
- a CDS encoding alpha/beta fold hydrolase, translated as MKKNLVRIASNLFPSAIASFAYNQLTNPQVRKLRKNELNTLDKSEKEDFKFKESNIKLYTWKGGQKKVLLIHGWEGQAGNFSDLVAILLENGYTVHSFDAPSHGFSSKGGTSLFEFSELVGVLIKKYNVESLVSHSFGGVATTYALFNNPELHIKKYVLLTTPDKFTERIDDVSEMVGINDNVKSKLINRLEKETGVPVETLNVSEFVKTINVQKALIIHDKNDKIIPISRSKNVHQNWAASEFREVEGTGHFRILRTKQILDTVVDYLN; from the coding sequence ATGAAAAAAAACTTAGTCCGAATAGCATCTAATTTGTTTCCAAGTGCCATTGCTTCATTTGCATATAATCAATTGACCAATCCTCAAGTTCGTAAACTTCGAAAAAACGAATTGAATACTTTAGATAAGTCTGAAAAAGAAGACTTTAAATTTAAGGAATCTAATATAAAACTATACACTTGGAAAGGTGGTCAAAAGAAAGTACTTCTCATTCATGGTTGGGAAGGTCAGGCAGGAAATTTTTCTGATTTAGTAGCAATTCTTTTGGAAAATGGATATACAGTACATTCATTTGATGCACCATCACATGGATTTAGTAGCAAAGGAGGTACAAGTTTATTTGAGTTCTCAGAATTGGTCGGTGTTCTAATTAAAAAATACAACGTCGAGTCCTTAGTAAGTCATTCATTTGGTGGAGTTGCTACAACATATGCTTTGTTTAATAATCCAGAATTACACATCAAAAAGTACGTTTTATTAACTACACCAGATAAGTTTACCGAAAGAATAGATGACGTCTCCGAAATGGTTGGAATTAATGACAATGTTAAAAGTAAACTGATTAATCGATTAGAAAAAGAAACAGGAGTACCTGTTGAAACCCTAAATGTTAGTGAATTTGTAAAAACTATCAATGTCCAAAAAGCACTCATCATTCACGATAAAAATGATAAAATTATTCCAATTTCAAGGTCGAAAAATGTACATCAAAATTGGGCTGCATCTGAGTTTCGAGAAGTTGAAGGAACTGGACATTTTCGTATATTGAGAACAAAGCAAATATTAGATACAGTCGTAGATTATTTAAATTGA
- a CDS encoding T9SS type A sorting domain-containing protein has product MLRKQIDIYQKIKLTYINRSLSGEATERIMKQFLIFNINGHLVRQLNLTGEINSAQLNLCQVQSGDYIIKIITQEGVAVKRIMKLY; this is encoded by the coding sequence ATGTTAAGAAAACAGATTGACATATATCAAAAAATAAAATTGACCTATATCAATAGAAGTTTATCAGGAGAAGCTACAGAAAGGATAATGAAACAGTTTTTAATCTTTAATATAAATGGACATTTAGTTAGGCAATTAAATCTAACAGGAGAAATAAATAGTGCTCAATTAAACTTATGTCAAGTACAAAGCGGAGATTATATTATTAAAATCATAACTCAAGAAGGAGTGGCGGTAAAAAGAATTATGAAATTATACTGA
- a CDS encoding FMN-dependent NADH-azoreductase, with translation MTKTLVINYTPRNGSYTKILFDEFVKSARGKTELIHIDLSETPPDLLLVENLNLIMEWNKGKRYFSKSELSLLSNHHRYINQILEVDNIVVAFPIYNFTLPATVKAWIDAIVVSDKTFSFSPEIGFKGLCTNKKALSIIVSGFDYSNSDDVKEFASSTIKQNFDFMGITSEQILAFGVDQNRDRLDSILNKAKSEIKELVDSWFPN, from the coding sequence ATGACAAAAACTTTAGTTATTAATTATACACCTAGAAATGGCTCGTACACAAAAATCCTATTTGACGAATTTGTTAAATCGGCAAGAGGAAAAACAGAATTAATTCACATAGATTTATCTGAAACGCCCCCAGATTTATTATTGGTAGAAAATCTTAATTTGATAATGGAATGGAATAAAGGGAAAAGATATTTTTCAAAGTCTGAACTCTCTCTTTTATCAAATCATCATAGATATATAAATCAAATACTAGAAGTAGATAATATTGTTGTAGCTTTTCCTATTTACAACTTTACCTTACCTGCTACGGTTAAAGCTTGGATTGATGCTATTGTAGTAAGTGATAAGACATTTTCTTTTAGTCCCGAAATAGGATTTAAAGGTCTATGCACTAATAAAAAAGCATTATCTATTATTGTAAGTGGTTTTGACTACAGTAATTCTGATGATGTAAAGGAATTTGCTTCATCAACAATAAAACAGAATTTTGATTTTATGGGAATAACATCGGAACAAATTTTAGCTTTTGGTGTTGACCAAAATAGAGATAGACTAGATTCAATTTTAAATAAGGCGAAATCAGAAATTAAGGAATTAGTAGATAGTTGGTTTCCTAATTAG
- a CDS encoding DUF1801 domain-containing protein, producing MKPNPKLKKFLEPYDERIQNLTMELRDFITDLVPESNELIWDNYNAVAMAYSKSENLKDAFCHIAVYSGHVNFGFNRGAELTKETVKLNGKGKLIRHISIKDFKSFPKKEIKTMLWEAVGISEDLNKELTEKNSRPKSIVMSISEKKIRPNKKASK from the coding sequence ATGAAACCAAATCCAAAACTTAAAAAGTTCTTAGAGCCATATGACGAGCGAATCCAAAATTTAACAATGGAATTGCGGGATTTTATAACGGATTTGGTTCCAGAATCGAACGAATTGATTTGGGACAATTATAACGCGGTAGCAATGGCTTACTCAAAATCGGAAAATCTAAAAGATGCTTTTTGCCACATTGCAGTTTATTCTGGACACGTGAATTTCGGATTTAATCGTGGAGCGGAATTGACAAAAGAAACCGTAAAGCTAAATGGCAAAGGAAAGTTGATAAGACATATTTCAATAAAGGACTTCAAGTCTTTTCCGAAAAAAGAAATAAAAACTATGCTTTGGGAAGCTGTAGGAATTTCTGAAGATTTAAATAAAGAATTGACCGAAAAGAATTCTCGACCAAAAAGTATTGTAATGTCAATATCTGAAAAGAAAATAAGACCGAATAAAAAAGCCAGTAAGTAA
- a CDS encoding LysR family transcriptional regulator, whose translation MINLEWLRTFSKIYECKNITEASTKLNMTQPGVSKHLAALENHIGKKLFERTTRKLTPTEYGRFYYSQIKTPLQELEKVEYYSNQRVKKQRHAITIGCTTDIFRKELRHVIYSFDMYIVTCFGNEKELVEALEADKVQLLVGIKKHFKYDHEFTFFKNEELMIICSNDIEIPEDLKKDEKQLIKWLHKQTWFTFDNEQDDLKKFWETRFNITPKIVSRYILPSYIDIIKSIKHNQGFSIVPKHLIEEELENSTIKTPFEISMSIGQKRFYSYKLKNSNLKEINTFRERMEITNTNNL comes from the coding sequence ATGATTAATTTAGAATGGTTGAGAACTTTTAGTAAAATATATGAATGTAAAAACATAACAGAAGCTTCTACAAAATTAAATATGACTCAACCTGGGGTAAGTAAGCATTTAGCCGCACTGGAAAATCATATTGGAAAAAAATTATTTGAAAGAACTACACGTAAATTAACCCCAACTGAGTATGGTAGGTTTTACTATTCTCAAATAAAGACCCCATTGCAAGAACTAGAGAAAGTAGAATATTATTCAAACCAAAGAGTAAAAAAACAACGCCATGCGATAACAATTGGTTGTACCACAGATATTTTCAGGAAAGAATTAAGACATGTAATATATTCTTTCGATATGTATATCGTTACATGTTTTGGTAATGAAAAAGAATTAGTTGAAGCTCTTGAGGCTGATAAAGTTCAATTACTTGTAGGAATAAAAAAGCACTTTAAATACGACCATGAATTTACTTTTTTTAAAAATGAAGAATTGATGATAATTTGCTCAAATGATATTGAAATTCCAGAAGATTTAAAAAAAGATGAAAAACAACTCATCAAATGGCTACATAAACAAACTTGGTTCACTTTTGATAATGAGCAAGATGATTTAAAAAAGTTTTGGGAAACAAGATTCAATATCACACCCAAAATTGTCTCAAGATATATATTACCATCTTATATAGATATTATAAAATCTATAAAACACAATCAAGGTTTCAGTATTGTACCAAAACATTTAATTGAAGAAGAGTTAGAAAATAGTACAATTAAAACACCATTTGAAATATCAATGTCTATTGGTCAGAAACGATTTTATTCATATAAACTGAAAAACAGCAACTTAAAAGAAATCAATACGTTTAGAGAGCGAATGGAAATAACTAATACGAACAATCTATAA
- a CDS encoding DUF4274 domain-containing protein, translated as MILQKSTIVFLQKLGKKYNCSVDEALSVLTGKNYYMPPVEIENGVIVTLNAPQLSSTFDDFILDKKSISFLDQEPSSKTLSPDEIDISDLHELTQLFFKSIEDDESQTEQYSFKSNLKLNELRIHGYNVKSLNLKNNVDLVLLNCSGNKLTKLDISENINLEDLSCNDNNITQLDLSRNKKLKYVFINDLPLNQDNIQFPKVNNIEKLYIAGTNIESIDLSKFTNLQRLQIGESIKSINVTVCKNLRQLSIFRTKLKHLDISECLDLWSLHGMIDVEIEELVCNEFQSFIIPEISKKLKQKASLAQQKIIKTYELHTKALSHNWDEGYSKLKRILKNENCDKATATAIFWYGQPNYYRQFNKVSEVPDHAKEGFRFLNQLEKKLINNSFSINYISYDPKNHDNIDWTIEVLDPSKVKREISEQLKTKIIGTTKEFDFTKKTTLKYS; from the coding sequence ATGATATTACAAAAAAGCACAATAGTATTTTTACAAAAATTAGGAAAAAAATATAATTGTTCCGTAGATGAAGCTTTATCCGTTCTCACTGGAAAAAATTACTATATGCCACCTGTTGAAATTGAAAATGGAGTTATCGTAACCTTAAATGCTCCACAACTCTCATCTACCTTCGATGATTTTATATTAGACAAAAAATCAATTTCTTTTCTAGATCAGGAACCTTCTTCTAAAACTTTAAGTCCAGACGAAATTGATATTTCTGATTTACATGAGTTAACTCAACTGTTTTTTAAATCAATTGAAGATGACGAATCTCAAACTGAACAATATTCATTCAAAAGTAATTTGAAATTAAATGAATTAAGGATACATGGCTATAATGTTAAATCTCTTAATCTAAAAAACAATGTAGATCTTGTTCTACTAAATTGTTCTGGGAATAAACTAACGAAGTTAGATATTTCAGAAAATATAAACCTTGAAGATCTTAGTTGCAATGATAACAACATTACACAACTTGACTTATCTCGGAATAAAAAACTCAAATATGTATTCATTAATGATTTACCATTAAATCAAGATAATATTCAATTTCCAAAGGTAAATAACATAGAAAAACTATATATCGCTGGCACTAATATAGAAAGTATAGATCTTAGTAAATTTACAAACCTCCAAAGACTTCAAATTGGAGAATCAATAAAATCAATAAACGTTACCGTCTGTAAAAATTTGAGACAATTATCTATATTTCGAACCAAACTCAAACATTTAGATATTTCAGAATGTCTCGATCTTTGGAGCTTACATGGAATGATTGACGTAGAAATAGAAGAATTAGTATGTAATGAGTTTCAATCTTTTATTATTCCGGAAATCTCAAAAAAGCTGAAACAAAAAGCCTCGCTAGCCCAGCAGAAAATAATAAAAACTTATGAACTCCATACAAAAGCTTTATCTCATAATTGGGACGAAGGATATAGTAAACTAAAAAGAATATTAAAAAACGAAAATTGTGACAAAGCAACAGCAACAGCAATTTTTTGGTATGGACAACCTAACTATTACAGGCAATTCAATAAAGTTTCGGAAGTACCAGATCATGCAAAGGAAGGGTTTAGGTTTTTAAATCAACTCGAAAAAAAGTTGATAAATAATTCCTTTTCAATAAATTATATTTCTTACGATCCTAAAAATCATGACAATATAGATTGGACAATAGAAGTTTTAGATCCATCTAAAGTTAAAAGAGAAATCTCAGAACAATTAAAAACTAAGATCATTGGAACAACTAAAGAGTTTGATTTTACAAAAAAAACAACCCTAAAATATAGTTAA